aatgttatttatccctgcacataacacaagaaccaggagttatccaatgaaatgaatagacagcaggtttcaaacaaatataaggaagtacttcttcacacaatgcacagccaacctgtggaactcatagccaggggatggtgtgagggccaaaagtataactgggttaaaaaaataattagatatgttcatggtgaataggtacatcaatggctattatccaagatggtGAAGGACAACACCAAAATGGTACAGAAGTCCCTGAACCTCAACTGTCAGAAGCAACTGGCACTGACcaatgtcagagacaggatatggggctagacaagccattggtctgacccgctATGGATGTTCTTAAGTTCTTAAGTTTTGGGCATCCAGGGACAACTAGTGAAATGTAACATCCCATGTTATACTCAGAGTCAGACTGGATTATCCTTTATGGCTTAAATactatgaatttatgaaaaaaaaagacTAGAATATATGGAATTGTTTCTGCCTAAACAAAACACTTGACaactttcaacatttttcatttacaaaaatttcctcaaaaaccaaaatgtttcaacaaAAGTGAACATTTTTTGGTGATTTCCTTCTGTTTTGATCAAACAGTATGTGCAAGAATGTCTATAAAGTTCTTTTAAGTTCTCTGGGGAAACACTCAGCTGTGAGAATAATGGATTTTCAGTGcactggcagttccaaaaaatcatttggggttgaaccaaaactttttttttccaaaattttcaacaaatcaaaaaaaaaagtgggtcaaaaaaaagtttcattttagcTTTGACCATTTTCAAATGGTTTTGTTTGTTAATAAAATCAGGGAAATTTTGAAACAtaagtcattttgaaccaaagtatcaaaacaatttgattttttttttaattaggtctTTTCACCCAAAATAACTTGGCAAAACTGacacaaattttcaaaatattttggagTTGAAGAATCCGCACTTTTTGCTGAAAAAACTTTTCAGACAAAAAATACCACCCAGGTCTGCCTAGCACATGAGGGTCATGATGGCAACTGTGTGCATCATCATCACCCACATAAGTACTTGCACATGATGATGAAGTAGCCTCTTAATACATGTATGATTGTGAGGTGGTCAGCTACTCTACTGATGTGACCCCTATAATTACTTAATGGATGGATTCACTTGTTCGATCCATTGCACACAAGCACAAGTTCACTGAGCTGCTTTTTTCCATTCCTTTCACATCTGCAGATAAAGAATTTGAAACCCAAGCCAGGTTGGAGAACCAAACCGGCCTCAGGGAATTCATTCTCCTGGGATTTCCCACCAAACTGGAGGTCCAGCCCTTGCTCTTCCTGATCTTTTTGCTCACCCGCGTGCTGACAATCACAGAGAACGTGGTCATCATCCTGGTGGTGAAGCAGAACCACAAGCCCGTGTGCTACTTCCTGGGGAACCTGTCCTTCCTGGAGCTCTGGTATGTCTCGGTCGTCCTGCCCAAGTTGCTGGTGGGCTTCTGGTCTCAGAAGGAGAACATCTCCTTCCCCATCTGTATGGCCCAGCTCTACTTCTTCATCTTCCTCATGGGCACCGAGTGCGTCCTCCTGGCCGTCATGGCCTATGACCGCTACATGGCAATCTGCTACCCACTGCACTACCCAGCCATCATGACCCACCAACTCTGCCTACAGCTGGCAGCTCTCTCCTGGGCAGGCGGCTTCTCCATCTCCCTGGTCAAAGTGTACTTCATCTCTTGCTGAAATTTTGCTGTCCCGGAGTCATCAACCACTTCTTCTGTGACATCTCCCCAGTGCTCAACGTGGCCTGCACCGACATGTTGGTGGCGGAGATGGTGGACTTTGCCCTGACCTTGGTCATCCTGCTGCTCCGCTTGCTGTCACTGTCCTCTCCTACCTGTGCATCATCACCACAATCCTGCGCATCCCCACTGCCCAAGGCAGGAggaaagccttctccacctgcgccTCCCACCTCACCATGGTCATCTTCTTCTCAGCCACTGTCTTCATGTACACCCAGCCCAGGAAGCTCCACCGTTTCAACCTCAACAAGGTGGTGTCTGTCTTTTACGCTGTAGTCACCCCAGCGCTGAACCCTCTGATCTACTACCTGAGGAACAAGGAAGTGAAAGAGGTCCTGAGGAAAACCCTGGACAGTAACTGCTCCCTAACCAATCGGATAGGCATGgaatcatagcaatgtagggctggaggggacctcaagaagtcatcaagtccagccccctgagctgaggcaggaccaagcatgTAATCTGGGATTCCCAAAGGCATCTAAGTCCAGCTCTTTAGGATTAGAAAGTTGGTCTAGCAGATAGAGAAGTAGAATTGGATTCCTGAGACCTGGGTttagttcctggctctgtcactgattctctgtgtgaccttggaacTTGATCTACTGTATGGAAGATTctctcca
This sequence is a window from Eretmochelys imbricata isolate rEreImb1 chromosome 13, rEreImb1.hap1, whole genome shotgun sequence. Protein-coding genes within it:
- the LOC144273841 gene encoding LOW QUALITY PROTEIN: olfactory receptor 6B1-like (The sequence of the model RefSeq protein was modified relative to this genomic sequence to represent the inferred CDS: inserted 2 bases in 2 codons), producing the protein MDSLVRSIAHKHKFTELLFSIPFTSADKEFETQARLENQTGLREFILLGFPTKLEVQPLLFLIFLLTRVLTITENVVIILVVKQNHKPVCYFLGNLSFLELWYVSVVLPKLLVGFWSQKENISFPICMAQLYFFIFLMGTECVLLAVMAYDRYMAICYPLHYPAIMTHQLCLQLAALSWAGGFSISLVKVYFISXLKFCCPGVINHFFCDISPVLNVACTDMLVAEMVDFALTLVILLLRLLSXVLSYLCIITTILRIPTAQGRRKAFSTCASHLTMVIFFSATVFMYTQPRKLHRFNLNKVVSVFYAVVTPALNPLIYYLRNKEVKEVLRKTLDSNCSLTNRIGMES